The genomic stretch tattgtcatAGCAAACAATGCTGGTACACCAattttcgtttggatgtttcaactcgttggaactcgacgtacgatatgttggagtcgacctTGAACCACATTaaatatttatgtgatttttttagaacttgcctgcatgttccttctgatttgcttTTGATACCCTTTTGTTGGGACCACAACATGGATTTGTTTCGATTATTCCaagctttcaaaaatgccactgttgagttatccggtgtttattatcctacttctgtgcgcgttttggagcattgcatgtatgtgtcaattggttttaagacatgtgtgaaaaatactcaattcatagagttgaaggctattttttttatatgattgaaaaatagttaaaatatcttgcgcgtattccaaatgtgtttttgattgcaaaatgcttggatccaaagtggaagttgcatggtgttcataaaattttagacatgtactatggttgtttgcacgatttagatttttctcaacttcgtgaaatgggcttgacaagaggagaatgcttcgaactaagtctTCCGAATGTTtatgaaatcaaactaaggttagatagtgcacttcgtgctctctacgcggaatatgaaatgtgGTATAACATcactcaccaggtacgtgctcctcctagtccttctacatttgattttggtggcgggAACTATAGCAATGTCATGATTGATccagacgtagtatcacaattgcaagatctatacggtcctacaaccaataggactagagctactagtgagttagatatatatttggaatcacgCTCTATTTTtaaagatgcaggtcctcctactcaacaaattgacgtccttaattggtggggaacacatgacaaagagttttcGATACTCTCGataatggctaaggagattttcgccgttcccacttccaccgtcgccgttgagcaagcttttagtgtcggcggttgtgtcttagacgacaaaaggagcaatctctctgccaaaaacatggaagccactatgttacttgatgattgagcaaaggcggacatgagagcataagagccggatttcgacttccgtgtagagagtgatggtgaagacttttccaccgatggcgatgacgaggtcggaAGCGAGGGCGCTCAATAATATCAATGACGGGGGGCGGTGAATGGCGAGCacggccgaccaaaaaggtaagtaaggtaagagaactacgtgagctttgattcctcaataaaattgtggatacgtaggcaactcaacttaagcTCAAgccccttttcaattttttccttttcccccccatttcatgtttttttatttatgttctgacgacacttgtaaattatattacattgttgtatgttgtatatgtattgtaaattgtaatgtatcgttatCCGTtaaaactcaaattcaataaaattgatatgattttcaccttattcgtctaatttcaatttaaattatccattgtcttgttccaatttattgtataagtccaaatttcaaattatatagaaaaaaaaacaaaccgCGAAAACCGctggttttcgaaccggaaccgtgaaaaccgtccgaaaaccggcggttcggaaccggaatcggatccgtgaaatagcctcacggttcggttccagTTCCGCCTTTCTAAAAATCGGAACCGCCGATTTACGAACCGTGGGCGTGTTTAACTTGATATGAAAACACCCCTTCAAGTTCTTTCCAAAGTGTCGAAAATCCCTGAACCTCTCACTCTTCCGCTTAAAATTTTCGGATGCTCCGTCTATGTGCATGTTCTGAAACACGAACGAACAAAATTTTCCGCGTGCGCTGTGAAATGTGTCTTTCTTGGGTATGGGATTAATAAGAAAGGATATAGATGTTATGATCCGTCATCTAGGAAGATAATCACTACTATGAATTGCAACTTCCTTGAATGCGAGTATTTTTATCACACCCAACTTAGAGGTCAGGGGGGAGAGAGATGGAAATAGAAATGGCCTAGGAGAGATAAGTGGACCCCCAAGTTGGTTGGTGCCTCAATCAAGCAACTCCGAGGCggaaccaacagaacaagctagCGCCACCACCGAGCAGGTCACGTCTACTGTAGATCCTCCTCAAGAAACCACGCTACAGTAGACGTGACCTGCTCGGCGGTGGCGctagcttgttctgttggttccGCCTCGGAGTTGCTACAGTCCaatcctcctccagtgatatctaAGGTAACTCCCGAACCTGAATCTGAAAGTACATCTGTTTCTACTGACAATCCTGGCACAGATGAAGTCACTGCCGTTGATGGAGACACTGGTCGATATATTCTTCCTCAACGCAGCACTCGAGGTATCCCACCTAAAAGATATAGTCCGGAAAAGATCGGGGCTAAGagtagatactcaatagcaAATCTTGCTAAAGCCAATCTCACATAAATGGCTAGGGCGTTCACAATAGCCttgtatgaagaagaagaagagataccTCAAACAGCAGAAGAGGCTATGAGAATGCCTCATTAGAGGAAAGCGATGATGGTAGAAATGAAAGCCCTAATGAAAAGCGAGGCGTGGGATGTATGTACCAAACCAGAAGGTGTGTGAGCTGTAGGATGCAGGtgggtcttcaccatcaaaagGAGACCAGATGGATCGATTGAAAGATACAAGGCACGGTTGGTAGCCAAGGGATACACTCAAACTTATGGGGTCGATTATGCCGAGACATTCTCCCCAGTTGCAAAATGAACACTATCCTAGTTCTATTCTCTATTGCATCCAACAAGGAGTGGCccctacaccagtttgatgtcaCTAAAGCATTTCTACATGGTGAACTCTCAAAACCAATATACATGGAAGCTCCACCAGGTTTCTCTGAAGGCTTCAAAGATGGACAAGTGTGCAAACTCAAGAAGACGTTGTATGGGTTGAAACAGTCTCCGCGagcatggtttgggagattcaccgaagtaatgaagaagtacggGTATAAACAGAGCAACTCCGATCATACTCTATTTCTGAAAAGGAGGGAAGGAAAGATTACCTACCTGatcatctatgtggatgatatgatccTCACTGGCGACGATGAGGAAGAAATCAAATTGTTGAGACAGAACCTGTTTTCAGAATTtcagatgaaggatcttggactGCTGAAGTACTTTCTGGGAATAGAAGTATTGAGATCAAAGAAGGGAATCTTCATTAACCAGAAGAAGTATGTCCTCGACTTACTGGCAGAAACTGGAATGATAGATTGCAAGCTCGCAGATACTCCTATGGTGTAGAATCATGGGCTACAGATAGTAGAAGGAGCTGAACCTACTCATCGGAAAGTTAATTTACTTGTCCCATACGAGACCTGACATTGCATACGCAGTTGGAGTAgtgagtcagtttatgcacaaACCCCAAGAAGCTCATTGAGAAGCAGCACTGCGGATCGTTCGATACCTAAAAGGAACTCTTGGACATGGAGTGATGTTTAAGAAGATGGTCATATGGACATATATGGATTCACAGATGTTGATTGGGCCGGAAACCCAAATGATCGGAAGTCAGCCGCAAGGTACTTCACATTTGTTGGTGGTAATTTGGTCACCTGgcgaagtaagaaacaaaaggtggtaGCTTTGTCGAGTCCAGAAGCAGAATTTTGAGGGATCAAGAGTGGATTGACTGAGATCCTGTGGTTAAAAAGGCTAATGACTGAGTTGGAATTGATGCCCTCCGGACCCTGCAAACTATTttgtgataacaaggcagcCATCAGCATATCTGAAAACCCAGTACAGCATGACCGGACAAAACATGTCGAAGTtgatcgacacttcatcaaagacaaCATTGAAGCCAAGGTTGTGGAACTACCGTTTGTCCGATCAGAAGACCAGCTAGCTGATATTCTTACCAAAGCTGTGGACTCTAGAAGTTTCCAtgaagtattgggcaagttaagtttggatgatccccttacttaacttgagggagAGTGTTGTAAAGAAATCAAGAGGGAAATCAAATCACAAGCAAATAATCAAGGAGATATGAAATTGATTGTGATTAGTAATTTACCATGTAATAAGGTAATTAGAATTAGGGTGAATCTTTACCTTATTTGTATAGTTTCGTTCCCTATATAGATGGTTGTAAACCATGAACAATTCaagttaaataaaaatcaaagccTTTCAACAGATCTCCTCCTTGTTAAGCGAGGCCAAGTTATCAAGAACGACTTGAAGAAATGCCTCTCCcatattacaataattaaaactCAGATAAGGAATTCTTCTGAGAAAAGTTTTCAGAATACCAAATTTCAAGTATGAGGATGATAAACATGAGGGGATGCTATGAAATGTTAGGTAGAAAAGGCTCTATTATAAAAAACCAAGGAATCAGTTTTCCATTTGCAAATGAGATATGGTAATATAGCAATACTAAAACTAAAGATAGCAACAGAGTTGGAAGTAAGATACCATTACCTTTCAGAAGCAATAAAGACTTGAAGTTGCAGAGGaatgaagaagagggaggagCCTCAGAGTCAAGAAAGAGGAGTTCAAAAGTGTATAATCAAGAAACAATGAGTGATCACTCCAAGATCAGTCCGATCTCCTCCATAATAAGCGATCTAAGCCTATCAAGAATCACTGCCTCTTGTCATACTGCAATTGCAAAAAACTCTAATAAACAAAAGAGGGTAAAAAAGCTAAGAACTCATTTTGTATTTACAAATGATTTATGGTTATACTCAAAGCATGAAAACTAAAGAATATGTGAAAAAACAGACTTGGAAGTAAGGTGGCAAGCAATAATACCATTACATTGAAGCATAGAATGCGTATAGATGTGAATAAAGATTTGCAGTTAAAGATTTGAGGAAGACGAGCAGCCTTAGAATCAATACAGACAAGTTCATTTATGGTCAAAATCTACAAAACCACAAAATAGTATGCCCACAGCTTAGAGTCTTCTATAAAAAGGTTTATTAGGTAGTTCGTGGTTTTTTTGTTGGTCCATCATAATTTTAGaagttttgaaaaatatttttatgaatgaGACTCTCTACGATACAAATTTGATGAAAAAGTAGATTAAGGAAATCAAATTATTAGCATTAATGCATGAGGAGTCTCTTATACCGAGCTAGGCCACATTAAATCCCATATCATTTATGTATACATCATATTATAAACTCTTCCCCATTcccttaaaataaaaattttatacacatgaaattaatttttactGAACACATAAAAATGATTCTTTTATGCTTGTTAATGTTTCTTATTATGACAATCATCAATCTTACGAAGATATGTCtcgattgaattttatattccaagagagtgaataaaatttaattttgttatttaccaaaataaatttttagCTGAAGCCAGTTGTCAGGTATGTACAATTAATGCAATCTCTCGGAAATTCATAGATGTTTAAAAAGGGGAAAAGTATAGATGAACGAAATGAAAAGGCAGAAAACAATCATCTTATtaagaaacaaagaaaagacTATTGTTCTGTCTTGACACACTGCATTTTACACTTGCTCCTTACACTGAGATTCTGAAAACTATATAcatccaaaaaaagaaaaaagaatgtGATGGGAAAAGAGCCTTTTTTTTCTGCATCAAGATCTACAAACAGGTACAGAATTGAAGCTCAATACCAAAAGTGTTATTGTATGATGACCTTATCTTGCGAGTTTTCTTCGCGCTGCGAACTGCTCGGGAGGATCGTTGAGGACAGCCACTGATCTGGAACCATTAGAAAATAAGCCGACATAGCCTTTCTAAACCTTTTCTTGTACTGTATTGGAGAAATTATAGTGGGAGAAGCATTTTTGGGGCCTCCAAGAATGCCTGATGCTTTCACCCATGTCTCCAGATGCTTGTCCCATGTGTATTGCCTCATGAAATCGATTATCCCAACCACCAGCTCGTGCTTTTCCTCGTCAACCCCAACAAGAAGCGAGTAGTCCATCACGTCTATTGACTGTACATACCATAAGATGTAAGAAGACAATAACACACATTTAATGTTTGGAAAAGCAATTTGAATCTTACAGCAAGAAATGCAGTATCGTTCCACACAGCTCTCTCTAGCAGACGTTTTGCCTTTGTTCCCAAGAAAATAGGTGAGGTTGGCATAGCCTCTATCAGATTCTGATCGAGCAAAACCTTATTGCTTCCACTTGAATCTGGATTGTATCTTGATCGAGCAGAACCTTTGAGGTCATACAGTCGTGTGATATTGCGTCTGTATAGAAGATTCTCCATCACCAAAACATCCATTCTTGTCTCTTTTCCTCCTTTCAAATGCTTCGAGGTGACCTTCATGCCAACATCCAACAAAGGATTAGCTAATCCAAGTTTGTAACAGAATTACTTACAGTAAGCATATAAGTAAAGACGATGGAGTTCTTCACTCAAAACAATATGACAATATGTAAGGTCTCATTCTGCATGTTTAAGAATTTATACCTGGTAAATGCCTAAGATCTTAGCCAGGCATGTCGGGCATCCAATGCTTATCGACTCAGACAAGTACTTGAAATAAGATGGTGCAAACTTTATAAATGACTCAAGCTCCGTCTTAGTCACTTGTTTGATTATAAATCTGTCATCCAAAGTTTTAGCAAAAAAGACATTGCTTTTACCACCCTGTGCACCCCACTTCTTACAGCGACCAACAGAGCGGACAAAATCCAACTCACTTGAACAGCAATCTTTCCTCAAGGCCTCAAACTGCTTAGCAAAATAACAAGTTACAGTATACTTCACCTTTCCTGGAGGACCGTCATCAGTGAAGGATATTCTTGAATGCATAGTACTTGGGTAAAGAAGAGAGTCCAAACCAGAGAAACTCCGAGAACCCGAGGATAAGATGCTTTCATCAGCAGAGCCAGGACCTTTCATGGCTTCTGAACTCGACTCATCGAAAGAACTAAATGAAAATATATTCATCGGATCTAGTAATGAAAATGAGGACGAGGACTGCAAATAGCTCTTCTGTTTATCTGGTTCTGCTGACATAAAGTTATGATACTCTGGTGACACCAGAGTATACGAAATGATGCTAGTAGGCTCATCATCATAAATCGGGACAACGATGTCACTATCAGCTGTAGGTAGCAGCAGCCGAGCACCACCGAGATGTACCAGTTCTCTAAATGAGGAGATATAAGCTGGATTATACTCAGCAATCTTGCCAAGCCTCTGCAAAGTAGTTGGAGTATTTTTGTTGAAGAGTGACCGATACAGAGCCAAAAAAGGTATACCCAGCCAACTCTTTGGATTTTCAATATCATTAGGTCCCTTTGCAGGCAATCCAAAACGTAAAGGATTAGTGGTTGAAAATGCACCAGAAGAGTCTTGTAGGAATGTGCTGGGAGTATTGGTCTTTCTGTCTTCAGAATATACAACTTCTGACTGCTGATTCCCTGTCCATGCAGTATCGAGATTATCCAATGTATTTTCCATCACTGGGAACTGCCCCTCTGATCGAGCCCTTCGCACAGTTTTATTACATTCTGGGATGTCTGACTGGTTACTCAAATTTCTGTCAGAAGACCGATAAAGGTTGGGATCCTCTTTATTTCTCGAGGGCTGATCTATATCCATTCCTTTATGAATCTCATCTGGACGGGTGATCCTGCTCTCTTCTCCCTCATTAGGCATTAAATAAGGCATCATATTAGCAAAAGAAGAATCTAAGCTGGTGAACCCTCTGCTGAACCTTGAAACCGTATCCACCTCTGACCGCTTCTCCCTCAGATTGGCAGGCTTCTCCTTCAGTGTACCAACTTTATATTTTGAAAGTTGCATCAACCGCTGGTCCCAGACATAAGCATGAAAAACAAGCTGTCGTTTTATTCTGTTGATCTCAAGAATGTCCATATCTGGCTGACCATGTTTGACTTCCTTTTTTAGCACATACCACAATGATTCCTATACAAAAGTTCATTGTTCAGGAATACAAAACGAAAGTTTATCTAATTTTTAGCAAGACAGATGTCACAATGTTTCTTCTGGATGCAAAGACACTACCAGTGTACCAGTTAGTTAACTGATATGAATTTAAGAATCAAACCTAGGGAATTAATTGTTAAACAAACTTAATGCATAACTAAAAGGCATGTGCAAAGAATAACCTcaaattcttttatttccttctGAAGCATCAACTCCAGCTCGGTAATCAGTTTTCTACATTCATCGGTTTTTTCGCCAGAATCATCCTGTATTCTGTCTGAAATATGATGCAGCACATCCTGAACCTCGGTGATAAAGACATATGCCATGCTGCTGACCTATAGTTGTATCAAATCCAGTTATGAAACTGCAAATCAGAGAAACCAGAAAAAGAATAAGCATATTCTCCATATTATCATACCTCCTCAAAGTCTTTCTGTATCCACTCCTCCTTGTAATAGTTGAATTCAAGCATTGATGGTGGAAGATAAACAGAATGGACATTGATGGGAGCATACCGAAAACATGCAACCATCCTCCCAAACCTGCATATAAGACAACTATTCAATAAGGTTGATGCACCGATCAAGACAAATTAAGTTCATGAGAAGAAAGCACCATTTGAATATGTATATGTTGATTATGTTCCTCACGTAATGATAAAAGAAGTGATATCCGACATTCTAACTACACTGCCCTAAAATCCCACCACCCCCAGCAGTCCAGcacaaaacaaaatatgaaGTCAGATTCAAAGAGAAAACTCCCTTTAGTAGACATGAGAAGCACATACGGACTTACAATTGAAAGGATTTTGAAAAACGTAATCATCTATGAGACTTATCAGCAGAAAGCATACCCATAAAACCGAAGACAATCTCTATGAAGGGAATGGCCACAGCTAGCAACTCTGCTTGCAGCAGCATGGTTTGAAAAGCTGAGTTCCAAAAATTTTCCAAAAGATAAACCCCAGGCAGCATCTGACATTACAACTCTTTTTGTAGCAGGAGGAAAACCGTTGGATCGTGGACATCGTAAACAACGATGCCACATCCATATCTTTCCTTCCTTCTCGCCTGGCAAAAGGGATTCTTGAAGTTTTTTCACAGAGATGGTAAGGCTGCCTTGTTGATGAGTGTAGCAATGAACATGAGCTTCTGAAGGCATTTCACATGAACTACATCGTGAGCCCTGCCAGACAATATATAGACCAGGATCTAAGATGATCTTCAAAGAGATGCAGCAATATTAGTGTACACAGACACATGAATAAAACATAGTGTACCTGATCAAACAAATGGTCTCGAAGAAACCGACCCAAAGGTTTATCAAAATTCCCATAGTATTTAATTCGGAAGAGATGAGCACGCTCACATACAATTCCCTTCAGCACACATCTTGTTGAAAGAGAGACCAAAATGCTCTGATGATCGGATGGTGAGGGAGGAAATTCATCTCTTAGTGTTTCCAACTCCCCAGAGTGGTCCTTTCCATGCTGCCCCGAGAGTACTGACTCAGATTTGTGACCCATGTTCAAAGGAAGTCTATTTGCATCACCCGGCGAAAAATTAAAACCCTGTCCTAGAGCCTCATCCTCAAATAAATGTTCAGAGTTTAAAGTATAATTTCTCTCCAGATTAGTCAATTGTTTAGCATCAAAGTATCCATTAGCATCATCCAGACTATTTCCTTCCATAGAATAAGGACTATCAGAGAGCTGCTCCCACTGAGAACCTGATAAGTCAGCACCAGACGCGATGTTATCCACATTTCTAATTCTAGATTCAGCATTTGGAATTTGAGCAGTGGAACCTTTAGAAAAAATAGGCTCTGCTACAGACACTGAAACTACTGGAGACCGTCTGCTGTCCAGAGACAGGTCATTTCTAGATTGAACTGCATTAGTGGGCTGCTGTTGTGCTTGAGGTTTTTCAGTGTAAGGAGAACTATAGCCAGGAATCATAGAGATGGACCTATCAACGCTAGAGGGCTTATCTGGCAGGGCCACTTTTATTGGAGATTTCAAAGGGAGTTCCGGCAGAGAAGCACCTTCATCAGCAAGAAATGAGGTCTCGAGTGCTAAATGATAAGCAGCAAATACACCATAATGAACTACATGTTTGACCCTCTTTAGTTCATCCCCACTAGCACCCTTGAGCAGAATCTGACtcccaaaatgaaataaaattaatactcaaCTGAAAAAGTGGCtcaaattttataaatcaaTAAGTTGTTTGCAGATTACATATATACTAATCCAAGGTTCCAAACACCAGAATTCTTAATatattaagaaaaaataaaaggaaaaagacAATAGTGACTACCAATAGGCAATAGTGACTAAACTCTCTCCTCACACTCTCCCCAACGCAAACATAgacttgtgtgtgtgtgagagagtgCGTGTGAAATCTGGCAGGAAAATTAGAGATGACAAGCAAACAATTGTTGTAAGTCAACAAATGACAATATAGAAGATGGTGCATAACCATTGATACAGCATTCGGAATCTGGTTAAACATGTCGCGTAAAAAGTTAACTCTATTTCTGATTATATAACAATCATTATTTCTTCTTAAGGGCAGTAAGCGTAATATACTATTTGAATTCACGTTAACCAGGAGTAAACAAATTTTATATGTTTAAATTTAATCCAAATATTGTGGCTACCATCTCTCACAATCTAGATTTTTAAAGCTACATTTGGATAAGTTGTCGAGGATATTAACAGAGAGAATTGCTCATTTGGCACTCCAATGCTCACAATATCCATACACTAGCTAAATGTTAACACCTTTTGGGCCATTATCTCCGTCAACATTATTATACATAAAAGATTTTACAATAACATGGGTTTGCAATACACTAAAGTCATGTAACTTACAGTGCATCCCAATGGGCGTGGGCAACCTTCAAAAAACATCAGTGTCTttgttaacttttttccaccttGCCCAGCAGAACCAAGATTCTCAATAAACTTCTCTACACGAAATGAGTCGCAATATCCAAGTTTAGGGGTAGAAAGACTGTCAATTGAAGGAACAATCTGTGCCCCACTGCAGCGAGCTATGCGCTCTAAAAGTGGTCTTTTGATGTTAAGAACCAAGGATATGTTCTTTGCAAGAAGATATTCTTGTGCATATCTAGATACCGATTTTTCTACCAAAAGAACGTTTGGGTGGTGGGCATCAATTTTGGCTACAGCCATTTTCAAATGGTCCATTTCCTGCAGTAGCACAAGACAAAGGCAAAAGGCTAATAAATTTGGTAGACAAATAGTAGAGAAGTTAATAGCATGGTTTCCTAGTAGTAAAGGAGATTATTTCTTATCCatgaacaaaacaaagaaaaatagttTCAGGGGCATTATAATGTAATGACAATATTTAATTCTACAGAGTTTAGTTATAGTCACAACCTGCTGCAGTAAAGTATCAAAACTTGATAAGTGATTAGCAACCCGCTGGTACTCCAGGGCACCCCCAAGCAGTAGAAGTCGTGCTTTATCAATTTTTGAACTCATCCTCCGATGAGCCACATTTTTCTTGCAAACAATCCCTTTGATCACCGAACTTGTGAGGAAAGAGGTAACAACTTCATCAGCATCATCAGAAACAAAACAGAATACAATGTGCATGACTTAAATAAGGAATGTAGGATCCAATTCCAAATTTTCTTGACCTAGAGAGTTAGATATTTCCTTTCTACAATCTATTATCCAAGCATTtccattttcttaattttaagAGTTGCATATTTTCTTAGTTTACTAAATTTGTATATTCAGAAATTCTTGAAAAACAGTTAGCACACAACAAAAAAACTAAGTAAAAGGGTGTTAAAGTAATGTTCATTACAATACAGTACTCACTAAAATCATGTCCCCCGATACATTAACAACCTAATGAAAGTTGTCTAAGAGAAAAATCATATGACGGTGTACTCTAACCGTCTAACGGCATCAACACCTCGAATATGAGAGGAAGGGGGTAATCATGAGGATATCTAGCAAGCATTTACATTACATGAAAATAGAAATCAGTGGAAACTGTAAAGTTATGTGTGGATCATAAAACAAAGTGAtatattttcattaattaaGTTGACCAAGGATGTCATTCCTAAATAAATTGACATAGAAAactaaagtaaataaaataccTCTCACTGCGATTCCCACAAGCTATGCACTTGACTTTTACATATCCTCCAGGATCCATTCCTCCACCCCGACTTGTATCTGGCTTTAGAAGAGTAGCAGCTTCCCAGCACAAATGTGTAATAATGTCCAACCAACTCTCATAGTCTGAAGCAGGAAAGTTCTCAGCCTGCAAAAGTTGGGATATAAGAGATGTGAAATGCCCATCAACTACTCTTTTCATTGCTCTCCGGTGTTCCTCGTTTGATCTATCCCTATTTCGAAGTTCCCCAACTACAAAGCTGCTTGACCGTAGGTAACCCCATTCTCCTGTGGCATCCTCGCCAGgatcatcatcgtcatcatcagATACAAAGACTTCCCTCTCGTCCTCTTCATCTTCAGGCTCTGGAGGAAGCCAGATAAGACCATTATTCTCATAATCCACAGCTTCAACATCTGCATCATCCATCGCATGTGGAGGAGCTAATCCAAATTGGACATCATTATTTTGTGTATCTGCTTCTGTCCTTGTTTTATAGTCCAATGATCCTTGTGTCTCTAAATTCTCAGGCACCAGAGCTGAATTATAATCTGGGTGAGTACTTTCCTCATTCGACTCTTCTTCGCAAGGCCCATAGCTATGATCAATCTGACAGTAGCTGTTGGTTCCATAGCCCATGTCAGGGcttactatatttatttcggagtGTGGTTCATGAATAGGGTAGTCATCATCCTCATCATCACTCCTGGGATCGCCAATAGCATAACGAACAAAACATGAGTTCCAATAAACCAACTAAATAAAAGTACAAAACTTGTAAATGAATCAATGAAGTAGGCAACCAATACACTTCCTAATCGTTGTaacattttacaaataaaaGTTTTCTGTATATAGAAAATTAACTCTATGGACATGACTGAACTGCACCAAATGTCATGACCGAATAAATTGTAAATTGAAGACACACCACAAAGCTAGTAGTTTAAGCACCAATTCCAGAACAACAATTCCCTCTGTGAATTGAATTAATCAACCCGAGCTTGACAGGGACTGTTGGGTTGATATGGTAAAAGATTCCCAATGTATTCCAAAGAAGCCAATTTCTGCAGCCACTTGATGGAACATCCAAGAAAGAATCTTGAAATCACTAGTGTGGTTATATCCCAAATGGGTCTCAAAAGATTTAACTTATTTTATATGATCATCTCCAGATTATAATTTTAAGAATGTTGTGCCAAACCCCAAAGACACCAAGTTGGCCAACATATAACTTGTGGGTGGAACAGTAACTGGATTGTCATTTGTCCACCTTTCTTAAACTTCACTATCA from Salvia splendens isolate huo1 chromosome 4, SspV2, whole genome shotgun sequence encodes the following:
- the LOC121799972 gene encoding 1-phosphatidylinositol-3-phosphate 5-kinase FAB1B-like isoform X2, which translates into the protein MSCTTENNKLSEIVDVLRSWIPMKGESGNISRDFWMPDESCRVCYECDSAFTVFNRKHHCRLCGRVFCGRCTLNTVPALPDEPKSGREDRDRIKVCNYCFKQWKQQVATGSNVVQSSPGLTPSPSSSSLVSSQSSCCTCNSGSSAGSTEFSTGPFQHVSCAVSRSPHSSAGMDSKSPKQDQARSPEKLDYIDSMDPFGHQLGSCSRSDDEDDDYPIHEPHSEINIVSPDMGYGTNSYCQIDHSYGPCEEESNEESTHPDYNSALVPENLETQGSLDYKTRTEADTQNNDVQFGLAPPHAMDDADVEAVDYENNGLIWLPPEPEDEEDEREVFVSDDDDDDPGEDATGEWGYLRSSSFVVGELRNRDRSNEEHRRAMKRVVDGHFTSLISQLLQAENFPASDYESWLDIITHLCWEAATLLKPDTSRGGGMDPGGYVKVKCIACGNRSESSVIKGIVCKKNVAHRRMSSKIDKARLLLLGGALEYQRVANHLSSFDTLLQQEMDHLKMAVAKIDAHHPNVLLVEKSVSRYAQEYLLAKNISLVLNIKRPLLERIARCSGAQIVPSIDSLSTPKLGYCDSFRVEKFIENLGSAGQGGKKLTKTLMFFEGCPRPLGCTILLKGASGDELKRVKHVVHYGVFAAYHLALETSFLADEGASLPELPLKSPIKVALPDKPSSVDRSISMIPGYSSPYTEKPQAQQQPTNAVQSRNDLSLDSRRSPVVSVSVAEPIFSKGSTAQIPNAESRIRNVDNIASGADLSGSQWEQLSDSPYSMEGNSLDDANGYFDAKQLTNLERNYTLNSEHLFEDEALGQGFNFSPGDANRLPLNMGHKSESVLSGQHGKDHSGELETLRDEFPPSPSDHQSILVSLSTRCVLKGIVCERAHLFRIKYYGNFDKPLGRFLRDHLFDQGSRCSSCEMPSEAHVHCYTHQQGSLTISVKKLQESLLPGEKEGKIWMWHRCLRCPRSNGFPPATKRVVMSDAAWGLSFGKFLELSFSNHAAASRVASCGHSLHRDCLRFYGFGRMVACFRYAPINVHSVYLPPSMLEFNYYKEEWIQKDFEEVSSMAYVFITEVQDVLHHISDRIQDDSGEKTDECRKLITELELMLQKEIKEFEESLWYVLKKEVKHGQPDMDILEINRIKRQLVFHAYVWDQRLMQLSKYKVGTLKEKPANLREKRSEVDTVSRFSRGFTSLDSSFANMMPYLMPNEGEESRITRPDEIHKGMDIDQPSRNKEDPNLYRSSDRNLSNQSDIPECNKTVRRARSEGQFPVMENTLDNLDTAWTGNQQSEVVYSEDRKTNTPSTFLQDSSGAFSTTNPLRFGLPAKGPNDIENPKSWLGIPFLALYRSLFNKNTPTTLQRLGKIAEYNPAYISSFRELVHLGGARLLLPTADSDIVVPIYDDEPTSIISYTLVSPEYHNFMSAEPDKQKSYLQSSSSFSLLDPMNIFSFSSFDESSSEAMKGPGSADESILSSGSRSFSGLDSLLYPSTMHSRISFTDDGPPGKVKYTVTCYFAKQFEALRKDCCSSELDFVRSVGRCKKWGAQGGKSNVFFAKTLDDRFIIKQVTKTELESFIKFAPSYFKYLSESISIGCPTCLAKILGIYQVTSKHLKGGKETRMDVLVMENLLYRRNITRLYDLKGSARSRYNPDSSGSNKVLLDQNLIEAMPTSPIFLGTKAKRLLERAVWNDTAFLASIDVMDYSLLVGVDEEKHELVVGIIDFMRQYTWDKHLETWVKASGILGGPKNASPTIISPIQYKKRFRKAMSAYFLMVPDQWLSSTILPSSSQREENSQDKVIIQ